One genomic segment of Bombus vancouverensis nearcticus chromosome 11, iyBomVanc1_principal, whole genome shotgun sequence includes these proteins:
- the PAN2 gene encoding PAN2-PAN3 deadenylation complex catalytic subunit PAN2 isoform X2, with product MEYSVLGHYNPSIQATADSGVNEQQLLWEEPNYVLTGDEYVPATEQFGEEFAGAEFHETRTVLADGGDRFGVSTVTFDNVEELMWMGNQGGHVTSYYGPGLQKYTSFQVHATQEIRHIHPLDEGILILTQSLLRCQLRRGIPIFSHMSPNMIDMQCMLQISPTGLLMGGHQEKIINFDLTRGKETGLVHVGENGCAILRQHSRLICCGNPAGRIDLRDPNTLSIEHTFDTHSGSLSDFDVQGNYLVTCGFSNCRQGLTVDRFLMAYDLRQMRALSPVATLVCPLLLKFLPSYSSRLAVVAPSGQMQLLDTIYANVQPSVTCLYQVANSGAILSFDVSSTSQCLCFGDSAGSIHLMSTNTSEPQFNTFSRPTEFADPVEPLPHISFNDDITPLSSIPMYYTGQPLLSDWPEEFLRNVYRRTPPIDPEILRTMKMQGTIGYAPNPQTFRRNQIPYNLEKRRGVVAKLFGGDSRSKTDDGTFVAIPKRYRKIELKYSRLGYDEFDFDQYNHTNFCGLEATLPNSYCNAMLQLLYYCEPVRIALLSHSCQREFCLSCELGFLFHMLDTSRGLPCQAANFLRAFRTVPEAAALGLILSDLHPEAKRKTNLMRLIQSWNRFILHQIHYEVLETKKRQLEEEEAARLKSGPKCPPFVYNEQDFPSILQDIGSRYRSHAEERKKRKKQEEDGKYMWITSKDKNSKKSIEENEVRDEETEISRLFGSEQMHIHRCLKCGQEATKHSIMLLCNLVYPELTHPSEEVPFTNVLIRSLRPEKITPAWCDNCQKFTPTLQSRQLTKLPQILALNCGLDTQQDKAFWQAQMDIVVQKVLNGKESSPSSSPVPITAKPCRYGNNCTRIGCRFRHIGRDPENIQTPPVTPPITTSTPQSVTTPPSHLYYSHSWIPHDIEISLDSNCELFVEKISTPKSDSNESSKTVNEVIVENGQGDNRIQESEISGEEEKVVKNHVNAVRNDDVEKGNKSDENLDKISKIRYSLSAVVCYIDDKSNEDKRNIVALLRVGPNYHERSAGSAVSQWYIFNDFCISAVTPQEAVWFNLDWKVPCVLHYTAVPAPEPAPFVSPLTYDVFGEDKCIARSGGTRGITFTPLTSDEMPKTGELVGIDAEFVTLNQEESELRSDGKMSTIKPSHMSVARITCIRGQGPLEGTPFIDDYISTQEQVVDYLTKFSGIQPGDLDANFSSKHLTTLKSTYQKLRFLVDNGIMFVGHGLKNDFRVINLVVPPEQVVDTVLLFHLPRHRMVSLRFLTWHFLGKKIQSETHDSTEDARAALELYRKYKELENSGKLAESLKELYNVGNQLQWKVPDS from the exons ATGGAATACTCAGTTTTGGGTCACTACAACCCGTCCATACAGGCCACGGCCGATAGCGGTGTTAACGAACAACAACTCCTTT GGGAAGAACCAAATTATGTTTTAACTGGTGATGAGTATGTACCTGCAACAGAGCAATTTGGAGAAGAATTTGCCGGGGCTGAATTCCATGAAACTCGTACTGTACTTGCTGATGGGGGGGATAGATTTGGAGTTTCCACTGTCACCTTTGACAATGTCGAAGAGCTCATGTGGATGGGAAATCAAGGG GGTCATGTGACGTCTTATTATGGGCCTGGTTTACAAAAGTACACCTCGTTTCAAGTTCATGCCACTCAAGAAATTCGGCATATTCATCCATTAGATGAAGGAATTTTAATTCTGACACAGAGTTTACTACGATGTCAGTTGAGACGTGGCATACCAATATTTTCGCACAT GTCACCAAATATGATAGACATGCAATGCATGCTTCAAATTTCACCAACAGGATTACTTATGGGGGGTCATCAGGAAAAAATTATCAATTTTGATCTAACAAGAGGGAAAGAGACTGGATTA GTACATGTAGGAGAAAATGGTTGTGCAATTTTAAGGCAGCATAGCAGACTTATATGCTGTGGCAATCCTGCTGGACGAATCGATCTCAGGGATCCAAATACATTATCAATAGAACATACTTTTGATACTCACAGTGGTTCTCTCAGTGACTTTGATGTTCAAGGAAATTACCTTGTTACTTGTGGTTTCAGTAACTG TCGTCAGGGTTTGACAGTAGATAGATTCTTAATGGCATATGACTTGAGACAAATGAGAGCATTAAGCCCAGTTGCAACTTTGGTGTGCCCTCTTCTATTGAAGTTCCTACCCAGCTATTCCAGTCGTTTAGCTGTTGTAGCACCATCGGGACAAATGCAACTTCTTGACACTATCTATGCTAATGTACAGCCATCTGTGACATGCTTGTATCAG GTTGCAAATAGTGGAGCAATATTATCCTTTGATGTATCTTCTACATCTCAGTGTCTGTGCTTTGGAGATTCGGCAGGTTCTATACATCTTATGTCTACAAATACATCCGAGCCCCAGTTTAATACATTTTCTCG ACCAACTGAATTTGCTGATCCAGTTGAGCCACTTCCACATATATCATTCAATGATGATATTACACCACTAAGTTCAATACCAATGTATTATACTGGACAGCCATTATTGAGCGATTGGCCAGAGGAATTTTTGAGAAATGTTTATAG AAGAACACCACCGATTGATCCTGAAATATTGCGTACAATGAAGATGCAAGGAACTATAGGTTATGCTCCAAATCCCCAGACGTTTCGCAGAAATCAA ATACCTTACAATTTGGAAAAACGTCGGGGAGTAGTCGCAAAGCTTTTCGGTGGCGATTCACGATCAAAAACAGATGACGGTACCTTTGTGGCCATACCTAAACGTTATCGCAAAATCGAGTTGAAATATTCACGTCTCGGTTACGATGAATTCGATTTTGATCAGTATAATCACACCAACTTCTGCGGTCTCGAAGCAACTCTTCCTAACAGCTATTGTAACGCTATGTTGCAG TTACTTTATTATTGCGAACCTGTAAGAATAGCCCTGCTCTCTCACTCGTGCCAAAGAGAATTCTGCCTATCCTGTGAGCTAGGATTCTTGTTTCACATGTTAGACACGTCCCGAGGACTGCCTTGTCAGGCAGCCAATTTCCTACGAGCTTTCAGAACGGTTCCCGAAGCAGCAGCTTTGGGACTTATACTCAGCGATCTCCACCCGGAAGCCAAAAGGAAAACGAATTTGATGCGATTGATACAG AGTTGGAACAGGTTTATATTACATCAGATCCATTACGAAGTTCTGGAAACAAAGAAACGGCAACTGGAGGAAGAGGAAGCTGCTCGGCTTAAATCAGGACCAAAATGTCCTCCATTCGTTTATAACGAACAGGATTTCCCTAGCATTTTGCAGGACATTGGCTCCCGATATAGAAGCCACgcagaagaaaggaagaaaaggaaaaaacagGAGGAGGATGGTAAATATATGTGGATCACATCGAAAG ACAAAAACAGCAAAAAATCTATCGAGGAGAACGAAGTACGAGATGAAGAGACAGAGATCAGTCGTCTGTTTGGATCCGAACAAATGCATATACACCGCTGTCTCAAATGTGGGCAAGAAGCTACGAAACATTCCATCATGTTGCTATGTAACTTAGTTTATCCGGAATTAACGCATCCTT CCGAAGAAGTTCCATTTACGAATGTTCTTATCCGTAGTTTAAGACCCGAGAAAATTACACCTGCATGGTGTGACAATTGTCAGAAGTTTACACCCACACTCCAGTCTCGACAACTGACTAAACTACCTCAAATATTAGCTCTGAATTGTGGTTTAGATACACAGCAG GATAAAGCATTCTGGCAAGCGCAAATGGACATAGTCGTTCAAAAAGTATTAAATGGCAAAGAAAGTAGTCCATCTTCGAGTCCTGTCCCCATTACTGCAAAACCATGTCGATATGGCAACAATTGTACTCGTATTGGCTGTAGGTTCAGACACATTGGCAGAGATCCAG aaaatatacaAACGCCACCAGTTACTCCACCCATAACAACTTCAACACCGCAATCGGTCACAACACCGCCTAGTCATTTATACTATTCTCATTCGTGGATTCCACACGATATAGAGATCTCTTTGGATAGCAATTGTGAATTATTCGTAGAAAAAATTAGCACTCCAAAGAGCGACTCTAACGAAAGTAGTAAAACAGTCAATGAGGTCATAGTAGAAAATGGTCAAGGGGATAATAGGATACAAGAATCTGAGATCTccggagaagaagagaaagtgGTTAAAAATCATGTTAACGCAGTACGAAATGACGATGTGGAGAAAGGAAACAAATCTGATGAAAATTTGGATAAGATAAGCAAAATTCGGTATAGTCTTAGTGCTGTGGTTTGCTACATCGATGATAAGAGTAATGAAGATAAGAGGAATATCGTTGCGCTATTGCGAGTTGGACCAAATTATCATGAACGATCGGCTGGCAGTGCGGTGTCGCAGTGGTACATTTTTAACGATTTTTG TATATCCGCAGTGACACCGCAAGAAGCGGTATGGTTCAATCTTGATTGGAAGGTTCCATGTGTCCTTCATTATACTGCTGTACCTGCACCTGAACCAGCACCATTTGTCAGTCCGCTTACCTATGATGTATTTGGTGAAGATAAATGTATCGCTCGCAGTGGAGGGACAAGGGGTATCACGTTTACCCCATTGACGTCCGACGAAATGCCTAAAACAG GTGAACTAGTTGGAATTGACGCTGAATTTGTAACGTTGAATCAGGAAGAATCTGAACTTCGTAGCGATGGAAAAATGTCCACTATAAAACCAAGTCACATGTCTGTTGCACGTATAACTTGTATACGTGG CCAAGGTCCCCTAGAAGGAACTCCCTTTATAGACGATTACATAAGCACTCAAGAACAGGTAGTAGATTACCTGACAAAATTCAGTGGGATTCAACCAGGTGATTTGGACGCAAACTTTAGTAGCAAGCACTTAACAACTCTAAAATCAACGTACCAAAAACTACGATTTCTCGTTGATAATGGGATCATGTTCGTTGGTCATGGCCTGAAGAATGATTTTAG AGTGATAAATTTAGTCGTTCCACCGGAGCAGGTCGTAGACACAGTATTGCTGTTTCATTTACCTCGTCATCGTATGGTATCGCTGCGTTTTCTTACGTGGCACTTTTTGGGTAAGAAGATTCAGTCGGAAACACACGACTCTACTGAAGATGCCAGGGCTGCTCTCGAGTTGTATCGTAAATACAAGGAATTAGAGAATTCTGGAAAGCTGGCGGAATCGTTAAAGGAGCTTTACAACGTTGGCAACCAACTACAATGGAAA GTTCCGGATAGCTGA
- the PAN2 gene encoding PAN2-PAN3 deadenylation complex catalytic subunit PAN2 isoform X1 — MEYSVLGHYNPSIQATADSGVNEQQLLWEEPNYVLTGDEYVPATEQFGEEFAGAEFHETRTVLADGGDRFGVSTVTFDNVEELMWMGNQGGHVTSYYGPGLQKYTSFQVHATQEIRHIHPLDEGILILTQSLLRCQLRRGIPIFSHMSPNMIDMQCMLQISPTGLLMGGHQEKIINFDLTRGKETGLVHVGENGCAILRQHSRLICCGNPAGRIDLRDPNTLSIEHTFDTHSGSLSDFDVQGNYLVTCGFSNCRQGLTVDRFLMAYDLRQMRALSPVATLVCPLLLKFLPSYSSRLAVVAPSGQMQLLDTIYANVQPSVTCLYQVANSGAILSFDVSSTSQCLCFGDSAGSIHLMSTNTSEPQFNTFSRPTEFADPVEPLPHISFNDDITPLSSIPMYYTGQPLLSDWPEEFLRNVYRRTPPIDPEILRTMKMQGTIGYAPNPQTFRRNQIPYNLEKRRGVVAKLFGGDSRSKTDDGTFVAIPKRYRKIELKYSRLGYDEFDFDQYNHTNFCGLEATLPNSYCNAMLQLLYYCEPVRIALLSHSCQREFCLSCELGFLFHMLDTSRGLPCQAANFLRAFRTVPEAAALGLILSDLHPEAKRKTNLMRLIQSWNRFILHQIHYEVLETKKRQLEEEEAARLKSGPKCPPFVYNEQDFPSILQDIGSRYRSHAEERKKRKKQEEDGKYMWITSKDKNSKKSIEENEVRDEETEISRLFGSEQMHIHRCLKCGQEATKHSIMLLCNLVYPELTHPSEEVPFTNVLIRSLRPEKITPAWCDNCQKFTPTLQSRQLTKLPQILALNCGLDTQQDKAFWQAQMDIVVQKVLNGKESSPSSSPVPITAKPCRYGNNCTRIGCRFRHIGRDPENIQTPPVTPPITTSTPQSVTTPPSHLYYSHSWIPHDIEISLDSNCELFVEKISTPKSDSNESSKTVNEVIVENGQGDNRIQESEISGEEEKVVKNHVNAVRNDDVEKGNKSDENLDKISKIRYSLSAVVCYIDDKSNEDKRNIVALLRVGPNYHERSAGSAVSQWYIFNDFCISAVTPQEAVWFNLDWKVPCVLHYTAVPAPEPAPFVSPLTYDVFGEDKCIARSGGTRGITFTPLTSDEMPKTGELVGIDAEFVTLNQEESELRSDGKMSTIKPSHMSVARITCIRGQGPLEGTPFIDDYISTQEQVVDYLTKFSGIQPGDLDANFSSKHLTTLKSTYQKLRFLVDNGIMFVGHGLKNDFRVINLVVPPEQVVDTVLLFHLPRHRMVSLRFLTWHFLGKKIQSETHDSTEDARAALELYRKYKELENSGKLAESLKELYNVGNQLQWKVRMIDYLKYP; from the exons ATGGAATACTCAGTTTTGGGTCACTACAACCCGTCCATACAGGCCACGGCCGATAGCGGTGTTAACGAACAACAACTCCTTT GGGAAGAACCAAATTATGTTTTAACTGGTGATGAGTATGTACCTGCAACAGAGCAATTTGGAGAAGAATTTGCCGGGGCTGAATTCCATGAAACTCGTACTGTACTTGCTGATGGGGGGGATAGATTTGGAGTTTCCACTGTCACCTTTGACAATGTCGAAGAGCTCATGTGGATGGGAAATCAAGGG GGTCATGTGACGTCTTATTATGGGCCTGGTTTACAAAAGTACACCTCGTTTCAAGTTCATGCCACTCAAGAAATTCGGCATATTCATCCATTAGATGAAGGAATTTTAATTCTGACACAGAGTTTACTACGATGTCAGTTGAGACGTGGCATACCAATATTTTCGCACAT GTCACCAAATATGATAGACATGCAATGCATGCTTCAAATTTCACCAACAGGATTACTTATGGGGGGTCATCAGGAAAAAATTATCAATTTTGATCTAACAAGAGGGAAAGAGACTGGATTA GTACATGTAGGAGAAAATGGTTGTGCAATTTTAAGGCAGCATAGCAGACTTATATGCTGTGGCAATCCTGCTGGACGAATCGATCTCAGGGATCCAAATACATTATCAATAGAACATACTTTTGATACTCACAGTGGTTCTCTCAGTGACTTTGATGTTCAAGGAAATTACCTTGTTACTTGTGGTTTCAGTAACTG TCGTCAGGGTTTGACAGTAGATAGATTCTTAATGGCATATGACTTGAGACAAATGAGAGCATTAAGCCCAGTTGCAACTTTGGTGTGCCCTCTTCTATTGAAGTTCCTACCCAGCTATTCCAGTCGTTTAGCTGTTGTAGCACCATCGGGACAAATGCAACTTCTTGACACTATCTATGCTAATGTACAGCCATCTGTGACATGCTTGTATCAG GTTGCAAATAGTGGAGCAATATTATCCTTTGATGTATCTTCTACATCTCAGTGTCTGTGCTTTGGAGATTCGGCAGGTTCTATACATCTTATGTCTACAAATACATCCGAGCCCCAGTTTAATACATTTTCTCG ACCAACTGAATTTGCTGATCCAGTTGAGCCACTTCCACATATATCATTCAATGATGATATTACACCACTAAGTTCAATACCAATGTATTATACTGGACAGCCATTATTGAGCGATTGGCCAGAGGAATTTTTGAGAAATGTTTATAG AAGAACACCACCGATTGATCCTGAAATATTGCGTACAATGAAGATGCAAGGAACTATAGGTTATGCTCCAAATCCCCAGACGTTTCGCAGAAATCAA ATACCTTACAATTTGGAAAAACGTCGGGGAGTAGTCGCAAAGCTTTTCGGTGGCGATTCACGATCAAAAACAGATGACGGTACCTTTGTGGCCATACCTAAACGTTATCGCAAAATCGAGTTGAAATATTCACGTCTCGGTTACGATGAATTCGATTTTGATCAGTATAATCACACCAACTTCTGCGGTCTCGAAGCAACTCTTCCTAACAGCTATTGTAACGCTATGTTGCAG TTACTTTATTATTGCGAACCTGTAAGAATAGCCCTGCTCTCTCACTCGTGCCAAAGAGAATTCTGCCTATCCTGTGAGCTAGGATTCTTGTTTCACATGTTAGACACGTCCCGAGGACTGCCTTGTCAGGCAGCCAATTTCCTACGAGCTTTCAGAACGGTTCCCGAAGCAGCAGCTTTGGGACTTATACTCAGCGATCTCCACCCGGAAGCCAAAAGGAAAACGAATTTGATGCGATTGATACAG AGTTGGAACAGGTTTATATTACATCAGATCCATTACGAAGTTCTGGAAACAAAGAAACGGCAACTGGAGGAAGAGGAAGCTGCTCGGCTTAAATCAGGACCAAAATGTCCTCCATTCGTTTATAACGAACAGGATTTCCCTAGCATTTTGCAGGACATTGGCTCCCGATATAGAAGCCACgcagaagaaaggaagaaaaggaaaaaacagGAGGAGGATGGTAAATATATGTGGATCACATCGAAAG ACAAAAACAGCAAAAAATCTATCGAGGAGAACGAAGTACGAGATGAAGAGACAGAGATCAGTCGTCTGTTTGGATCCGAACAAATGCATATACACCGCTGTCTCAAATGTGGGCAAGAAGCTACGAAACATTCCATCATGTTGCTATGTAACTTAGTTTATCCGGAATTAACGCATCCTT CCGAAGAAGTTCCATTTACGAATGTTCTTATCCGTAGTTTAAGACCCGAGAAAATTACACCTGCATGGTGTGACAATTGTCAGAAGTTTACACCCACACTCCAGTCTCGACAACTGACTAAACTACCTCAAATATTAGCTCTGAATTGTGGTTTAGATACACAGCAG GATAAAGCATTCTGGCAAGCGCAAATGGACATAGTCGTTCAAAAAGTATTAAATGGCAAAGAAAGTAGTCCATCTTCGAGTCCTGTCCCCATTACTGCAAAACCATGTCGATATGGCAACAATTGTACTCGTATTGGCTGTAGGTTCAGACACATTGGCAGAGATCCAG aaaatatacaAACGCCACCAGTTACTCCACCCATAACAACTTCAACACCGCAATCGGTCACAACACCGCCTAGTCATTTATACTATTCTCATTCGTGGATTCCACACGATATAGAGATCTCTTTGGATAGCAATTGTGAATTATTCGTAGAAAAAATTAGCACTCCAAAGAGCGACTCTAACGAAAGTAGTAAAACAGTCAATGAGGTCATAGTAGAAAATGGTCAAGGGGATAATAGGATACAAGAATCTGAGATCTccggagaagaagagaaagtgGTTAAAAATCATGTTAACGCAGTACGAAATGACGATGTGGAGAAAGGAAACAAATCTGATGAAAATTTGGATAAGATAAGCAAAATTCGGTATAGTCTTAGTGCTGTGGTTTGCTACATCGATGATAAGAGTAATGAAGATAAGAGGAATATCGTTGCGCTATTGCGAGTTGGACCAAATTATCATGAACGATCGGCTGGCAGTGCGGTGTCGCAGTGGTACATTTTTAACGATTTTTG TATATCCGCAGTGACACCGCAAGAAGCGGTATGGTTCAATCTTGATTGGAAGGTTCCATGTGTCCTTCATTATACTGCTGTACCTGCACCTGAACCAGCACCATTTGTCAGTCCGCTTACCTATGATGTATTTGGTGAAGATAAATGTATCGCTCGCAGTGGAGGGACAAGGGGTATCACGTTTACCCCATTGACGTCCGACGAAATGCCTAAAACAG GTGAACTAGTTGGAATTGACGCTGAATTTGTAACGTTGAATCAGGAAGAATCTGAACTTCGTAGCGATGGAAAAATGTCCACTATAAAACCAAGTCACATGTCTGTTGCACGTATAACTTGTATACGTGG CCAAGGTCCCCTAGAAGGAACTCCCTTTATAGACGATTACATAAGCACTCAAGAACAGGTAGTAGATTACCTGACAAAATTCAGTGGGATTCAACCAGGTGATTTGGACGCAAACTTTAGTAGCAAGCACTTAACAACTCTAAAATCAACGTACCAAAAACTACGATTTCTCGTTGATAATGGGATCATGTTCGTTGGTCATGGCCTGAAGAATGATTTTAG AGTGATAAATTTAGTCGTTCCACCGGAGCAGGTCGTAGACACAGTATTGCTGTTTCATTTACCTCGTCATCGTATGGTATCGCTGCGTTTTCTTACGTGGCACTTTTTGGGTAAGAAGATTCAGTCGGAAACACACGACTCTACTGAAGATGCCAGGGCTGCTCTCGAGTTGTATCGTAAATACAAGGAATTAGAGAATTCTGGAAAGCTGGCGGAATCGTTAAAGGAGCTTTACAACGTTGGCAACCAACTACAATGGAAAGTAAGGATGATCGATTACTTAAAATACCCATAg